In Pseudomonas fluorescens, the following are encoded in one genomic region:
- a CDS encoding replication-associated recombination protein A — translation MDLFRSTPIAQPLAARLRAANLDEYVGQEHVLARGKPLREALEQGALHSMIFWGPPGVGKTTLARLLAEVSDAHFETVSAVLAGVKEIRQSVEIAKQQAAQYGRRTILFVDEVHRFNKSQQDAFLPYVEDGTLIFIGATTENPSFELNNALLSRARVYVLKSLDEAALRKLVHRALTEERGLGKRNLTLSDEGFQMLLSAADGDGRRLLNLLENASDLAEDNSEIGTDLLQSLLGDTRRRFDKGGEAFYDQISALHKSVRGSNPDGALYWFARMIDGGCDPLYLARRVVRMASEDIGNADPRALSLCLAAWEVQERLGSPEGELAVAQAITYLACAPKSNAVYMGFKSALRAAAEHGSLEVPLHLRNAPTKLMKQLGYGDEYRYAHDEPDAYAAGEDYFPEELDPIPFYQPVPRGLELKIGEKLNHLAKLDRLSPRQRRK, via the coding sequence ATGGATCTGTTTCGCAGCACCCCCATCGCCCAGCCCTTGGCCGCCCGACTGCGTGCGGCCAATCTGGACGAGTACGTCGGTCAGGAACACGTGCTCGCTCGCGGCAAGCCCTTGCGTGAGGCGCTGGAGCAGGGTGCCCTGCATTCGATGATTTTCTGGGGGCCGCCGGGTGTGGGCAAAACCACCCTGGCGAGATTGCTCGCGGAAGTCTCGGATGCGCACTTCGAAACGGTCTCGGCGGTGCTGGCCGGGGTCAAGGAGATCCGCCAGTCGGTGGAAATCGCCAAGCAGCAGGCCGCGCAGTACGGCCGCCGCACCATCCTGTTTGTCGACGAAGTGCATCGCTTCAACAAGTCCCAGCAGGATGCGTTCCTGCCCTACGTTGAGGACGGCACGCTGATTTTCATCGGCGCAACCACGGAAAATCCCTCGTTCGAGCTCAACAACGCCTTGCTGTCACGGGCGCGGGTCTATGTGCTGAAAAGCCTCGACGAAGCGGCCCTGCGCAAACTGGTGCACCGCGCGCTGACCGAAGAGCGCGGTCTGGGCAAGCGCAACCTGACCCTCAGCGACGAAGGCTTCCAGATGCTGCTGTCGGCCGCCGATGGCGATGGTCGGCGCCTGCTCAACCTGCTGGAAAACGCTTCGGACCTGGCGGAAGACAACAGCGAAATCGGCACCGACCTCCTGCAAAGCCTGCTCGGCGACACCCGCCGGCGGTTCGACAAGGGCGGCGAAGCGTTCTACGACCAGATCTCCGCGCTGCATAAATCGGTGCGCGGCTCCAACCCTGATGGTGCGCTGTACTGGTTTGCGCGGATGATCGACGGCGGTTGCGACCCCTTGTACCTGGCCCGGCGCGTGGTGCGCATGGCCAGCGAAGACATCGGCAATGCCGACCCGCGCGCCCTCAGCCTGTGCCTGGCGGCCTGGGAAGTGCAGGAGCGCCTCGGCAGCCCCGAAGGCGAACTGGCGGTGGCCCAGGCCATTACCTATCTGGCCTGCGCGCCGAAAAGCAACGCGGTGTACATGGGCTTCAAGAGCGCACTGCGCGCCGCCGCCGAACACGGCTCGCTGGAAGTGCCGCTGCACCTGCGCAACGCGCCGACCAAGCTTATGAAGCAGCTGGGTTATGGCGATGAATACCGTTATGCCCACGATGAGCCGGACGCCTATGCCGCCGGCGAAGACTATTTTCCGGAAGAACTCGACCCGATCCCGTTCTATCAACCGGTGCCCCGTGGCCTGGAATTGAAGATCGGCGAAAAACTCAATCACCTGGCGAAACTCGACCGTTTAAGCCCAAGGCAGCGGAGAAAATAG
- the lolA gene encoding outer membrane lipoprotein chaperone LolA, which produces MRLIRMLLLPVLALTTLQANADDKDVARLTQLLEKSQTLTARFSQLTLDGTGTQLQETAGEMSLQRPGLFYWHTDAPAEQTMISDGKKVTLWDPDLEQATIKNLDQRLTQTPALLLSGDVSKISQSFDISSKEAGGVIDFTLKPKTKDTLFDSLRLSFRNGLVNDMQLIDSVGQRTNILFTGVKANVPIPASKFKFDIPKGADVIQE; this is translated from the coding sequence ATGCGTCTGATCCGCATGCTGTTGCTGCCGGTACTGGCCTTGACCACGCTCCAGGCTAACGCCGATGACAAGGACGTGGCACGCCTGACCCAACTGCTGGAAAAATCCCAGACCCTGACTGCACGCTTCTCGCAACTGACCCTTGATGGCACCGGCACCCAGTTGCAGGAAACCGCCGGTGAGATGTCGCTGCAGCGTCCGGGTCTGTTCTACTGGCACACCGATGCGCCGGCCGAACAGACCATGATCTCCGATGGCAAGAAAGTCACCCTGTGGGACCCGGACCTGGAACAGGCCACCATCAAGAACCTCGACCAGCGCCTGACCCAGACCCCGGCCTTGCTGTTGTCCGGTGACGTGTCCAAGATCAGCCAGAGCTTCGACATCAGCTCCAAGGAAGCCGGCGGCGTGATCGATTTCACCCTCAAGCCGAAAACCAAGGACACCCTGTTCGACAGCCTGCGCCTGTCGTTCCGCAATGGTCTGGTCAATGATATGCAACTGATCGACAGCGTCGGCCAACGCACCAATATCCTGTTCACCGGGGTAAAGGCCAACGTGCCGATCCCGGCGTCCAAGTTCAAGTTCGACATCCCCAAGGGTGCGGATGTGATCCAGGAGTAA